Proteins encoded by one window of Balneolaceae bacterium:
- a CDS encoding type ISP restriction/modification enzyme, translating into MKIIESGDNVISNRLTKRDPGFVLDEPEQGEESEKEISPGGESREAGGVSDPGTPTDLQTGKVWINETQYFGNVPKKAWEFYIGGYQPAEKWLKDRRDRELSIEEIRHYQKIIVALMETDRIMGEIDGVFEV; encoded by the coding sequence ATGAAAATTATCGAGTCAGGCGATAATGTGATTTCGAATCGGTTGACGAAAAGAGATCCGGGGTTTGTGTTGGATGAGCCTGAACAGGGAGAGGAATCGGAAAAAGAGATCTCCCCTGGAGGGGAGAGCCGCGAAGCGGGAGGGGTGTCAGATCCCGGAACACCCACCGATCTCCAAACCGGCAAAGTGTGGATCAACGAAACCCAGTATTTCGGCAACGTCCCAAAAAAAGCCTGGGAGTTCTACATCGGCGGCTACCAACCCGCCGAAAAATGGCTCAAAGACCGCCGCGACCGAGAGCTTTCTATCGAGGAAATCCGCCATTACCAAAAAATCATCGTGGCCCTGATGGAGACGGATCGGATTATGGGGGAGATTGATGGGGTTTTTGAGGTGTAG
- a CDS encoding nucleoside phosphorylase, which yields MTHNFLSQKKDYKEPSVFKPENLLREARRQKSIPECEIPAICLLDPDGDIVDYLKKRGRASVNRCWAGYHTTMYQFELDGKTIGIIGRAVGASFAVLLAEQMFVSGCELLISITSAGTIISPKGGQRFILIEEALRDEGTSFHYLPPDKPAQINPKLLMKLKDLESDSDISMGTGKSWTTDAPYRETQAAINHAEQQKVTAVEMEAAALYAFSRSRNKKVVCFAHLTNTMAREGEDFEKGEEGGSIASLELVKKVISKLVSES from the coding sequence ATGACCCACAATTTCCTGTCACAAAAGAAAGACTACAAGGAACCATCTGTATTCAAACCGGAAAATCTGCTGCGGGAAGCCCGGCGTCAAAAATCGATCCCGGAGTGTGAGATTCCGGCCATCTGTCTGTTGGATCCCGATGGGGATATTGTTGACTATCTTAAAAAAAGAGGGAGAGCTTCCGTCAATCGCTGCTGGGCGGGGTATCATACAACAATGTACCAGTTTGAACTGGATGGAAAGACGATTGGAATCATCGGCCGGGCGGTTGGAGCCTCGTTTGCAGTTCTTCTTGCAGAGCAGATGTTTGTGAGCGGCTGCGAACTGCTGATCAGCATCACATCGGCCGGAACCATAATTTCGCCGAAAGGAGGTCAAAGGTTTATTCTGATTGAAGAAGCCCTTCGGGATGAAGGCACCAGCTTTCATTATTTGCCCCCGGATAAACCGGCTCAGATCAACCCGAAGCTTTTGATGAAGCTGAAAGATCTGGAATCAGATTCTGATATTTCGATGGGAACCGGGAAAAGCTGGACGACGGATGCACCCTACCGTGAAACGCAAGCGGCGATCAATCACGCAGAGCAGCAAAAGGTTACCGCCGTGGAGATGGAGGCCGCGGCTCTCTATGCATTTTCCAGGTCAAGGAATAAAAAAGTGGTATGCTTTGCTCACCTAACCAACACGATGGCCCGGGAAGGGGAAGATTTTGAGAAGGGAGAAGAGGGCGGAAGCATCGCTTCGCTGGAACTTGTGAAAAAGGTGATCTCAAAGCTGGTCAGTGAATCATGA
- a CDS encoding helix-turn-helix transcriptional regulator — MSTTQSNKAENIRNEFQKLFEQSPEEQVEHRAQMLSYIFLSEAQKAMDRKEWTRKRLAKEIGTSASYLTQLFRGDRLLNLKTIAKIEAALEINFGVSASQDTVTYQSREELNLDPSQVNEP; from the coding sequence ATGAGTACGACACAATCAAATAAAGCGGAAAATATTCGAAACGAGTTCCAAAAGCTGTTCGAACAATCTCCTGAAGAGCAGGTGGAGCACCGGGCACAGATGCTTTCCTATATTTTTCTGAGTGAAGCCCAAAAAGCGATGGATCGCAAGGAATGGACCCGTAAACGGTTAGCCAAAGAGATTGGTACATCCGCCAGCTATCTAACACAACTTTTCCGGGGAGACCGGCTTTTGAATCTCAAAACAATTGCGAAGATTGAAGCGGCACTGGAAATAAATTTCGGAGTTTCTGCTTCACAGGATACTGTTACTTACCAGAGCCGTGAAGAGTTGAATCTGGATCCTTCCCAGGTAAATGAACCTTGA
- a CDS encoding cation diffusion facilitator family transporter — MPHNHSHSHDQSHAKTYGKAFAIGIGLNVAYVIVEATYGLLIDSSALLADAGHNLSDVFSLIFAWFAMAIAQKRPAKKFTYGLRRSTILVSILNALLLFGAAGVIGWEAWQKLYNPVEIPGNTIMIVAGIGLVINTATALLFMKGQKDDLNIKGAFLHMAADAGVSLGVVVSGLLITVTGAMWIDPVTSFLILIVIVYGTWGLFIDSINLALDAVPKDIDYEEVESFLKDHEEVESIHDLHIWAMSTTENVLSVHIVLKTDKTDQFLTEIKEGLREKFKIDHSTIQVEVSDLKDSLMRD, encoded by the coding sequence ATGCCACACAACCACTCACATTCACACGATCAATCTCACGCAAAAACCTACGGAAAGGCATTTGCCATTGGCATCGGCCTGAATGTAGCCTATGTCATTGTTGAGGCAACCTACGGGTTGCTGATCGATTCGTCGGCTTTGCTGGCAGATGCAGGACATAACCTGAGTGACGTCTTCAGCCTGATCTTCGCCTGGTTCGCGATGGCGATTGCACAAAAACGTCCCGCGAAGAAGTTTACCTATGGGTTGAGGCGAAGTACCATTTTGGTCTCCATTCTGAATGCACTGCTGCTGTTTGGAGCCGCCGGAGTGATTGGCTGGGAGGCCTGGCAAAAACTTTATAATCCCGTTGAAATTCCCGGAAACACCATCATGATTGTAGCCGGAATCGGGTTGGTGATCAATACAGCTACAGCGCTTCTGTTTATGAAGGGCCAAAAAGATGACCTGAATATCAAGGGAGCGTTTTTACATATGGCGGCCGATGCCGGAGTTTCGCTTGGAGTGGTGGTTTCCGGGCTTTTAATCACCGTAACCGGCGCCATGTGGATCGACCCGGTAACCAGTTTTCTGATTCTTATTGTGATTGTTTACGGTACGTGGGGACTCTTTATCGATTCCATCAACCTTGCGCTGGATGCCGTTCCAAAAGATATAGACTACGAAGAGGTGGAAAGTTTTTTGAAAGATCACGAGGAAGTTGAGTCGATCCATGATCTGCATATCTGGGCGATGAGTACAACGGAGAATGTTTTGTCCGTGCATATCGTCTTAAAAACTGACAAGACAGATCAATTTTTGACAGAGATAAAAGAGGGGTTGAGAGAAAAATTCAAAATAGACCATTCAACCATCCAGGTGGAAGTATCTGATTTGAAGGATAGTTTGATGAGGGATTAA